Part of the Oreochromis aureus strain Israel breed Guangdong linkage group 20, ZZ_aureus, whole genome shotgun sequence genome, ATAACGCAACAGcgtctcattaaaaaaaaggaaaagaaaaaaggatatTGTTTCTTCACTGTTCAACAGTTGTATGTTAAAcaaatgaacaacaacaacaacataattttaaaagttatcAGCATTTCAAGTAAAAATGTAACGTAAAACACTTACAGTGCTGAAAAAATATTAGTATCGGGTAATTTCAAAGTGAGTGAAGGGCTGAGTTGAGCTGAAGCATTATGTTACATTTTCCTATGTTGGGCTTTTGTGCAACGTGTAGTCTCAGAAACCCTCCCGTATGGGGAGAAAACTTAGTTATGGCGACACCTATTAAGTTTAGTTATCTACTAAATGGCATGATAGTTATTATTTACTCATTAATCAAATAATTAAtggatttattatttattgaacTCGACTGGATTACTCGTACATATCTTTTTTCCAGTCTAGACAGCGAGGTAGATAAAATGTTAACGTTACTATAACGCAAATGCCTCCCATGTCCCTTTGCGGCACATAGGCGGTTTCTTATTAGCGCCTCTCGTAGCCACTCTTCGCTTTAGGATCTTTGGTCTACCTAGTATCGTCAAATATCGCGGTAGCCGCCTCCCTATCTCTACGCAATGTGCCGTGCTGCTTCTAGCGGCGCTGGTGACAGTGCTGAAAGCTGTTGGGGtgagtttttaatattttatcccTTTTAGCAGAACAATTTAAGCGTGTACTGGTAATATATCAATgatagttttcttttttggtcaGTGAGTACTTAAAGGTGAACTGGTGAGTCAGCGCTTAGTCGTACGCACAGTTCGGGCCTGGGTGGGGGCTGCCTTGTTACAGCTCCACATAAATCACACAAGGGCCGAGGAGTACAACGGCATGCTAGCTAACCGTAGTCGCTACTAGCTACTTAGCATTGCCAATGGCCTAGTTATACTGTCGAAGGTATAAATAAACAGGCGCGTGATGTTTTTTCTAAGACGTATTAGAGTCTGGTAAAGAAAAAGCACGTGTGTAAAATGGATATGGTATACTTTAGATACAAAGATGGCATTTAAATAGAATTAAGTACGAGGCTTGTATCTAGCTTCTTTGTTGTTCCGTCCTCGTGCCGTTAACGCTGATAATGTTATTATTGCGTTATCGacgtaaaaaaaatgaataaactgagtgtttataTTTAACGTTGTTCTTGACTGGcaagaaatttaaaatgtacataATTATAAGTACTTTTTAAAGAACTGTCCTGGTGTCGGCAGTCACTTGGCATTGTCTGTTCTTAACTCTATTGTCCGTTTAGCCTAAATAGCCCGTGTTGCAGGTTGGCGTGTGATACGATCCAGTTCTAAAAAAACGTCTCCCTTATAATATGATtgctagtttaaaaaaatctctttatAATCAGTCCCAGTTAAATTAATACATAGAAATTCTATATATTTTGACTGATGTCCGAAACCACATTAAACATTAATGTGAAAGAGAAGTCGAAATGCTATCTCTATGTACAGTGTACAACGTTGAACCGTTGCTTAATTACCATTAGCAAACTTTCTGTTCAAGGACTCCAAGCTGCACAGGATTTAAGTCATCCGGTAATTACAAAAGAACTGAATGCGTTTTAGTTAAGTTAATGATGAAGAATTTCTTTAAGTGTTGCTAAAGACAGTGGAGTAGTAGCTGTTTACGACGATTAGCATCGGCGAAATGTTAATCTGTCAGGTTTTGTTTGTCCACACAAGGTCAATAAGACATCCTTAAATGTGATTGTGCGGGTTATTTTGCTTAATGAGCAAAAAAGAACTAAAGTAACGAGGTTTTAACGAACTATAGTTTATTGTATGTTTTGACATCGACTGGTTAGACGTGCCGTTCGCGATGGCGTCGCATACCGCAACGTGTTGGATCAGGCCATGTTGGCTGTTCCAGCTGAGGATAGCGGATTGCTGAGAAGTCACATGGTGGTTCCTGTCGGGGCGGTTGTTTTGTTTGCCCAGAGAAAAGACTGTCGTTTAATAAATGTCCAATCATAAGAGGTATCTTTCCCTCTCATGTTTATTAAATAACAAATGGCTCAAACTGTAGTTTGGTCCCAAttttacaataaataaacaaacaaacaaacaaaaacatggctaAAACGGCCAATCGCTGCTAGTTGTGTCGtgagtggattttttttttctcatttcctgcgaaataaaaagcagaaaaaatctGGCGAAAGTGGATTCCACAGAAGCTGTCTTCGGTTCCTGGCTCATAACCTTTAATACACTTACGTAGTCAACCTTGTAGCAATCACATTTGAGCCTTTTAACAACTTCATATTCTAACCTACTGGGATGTACGAAGGGAGACATTGCGACATAGTCACAGCAGAATAGATATCATGTGTCCTTGGTTGGCTCAGCTATCTTGTTTTCAGAGCAGGGTATTTAGGTCAACAACATCCTGCTCTGGTGTGCTGTATGTTACTTGgagtttctggaaaaaaaatgtttgggggGGAGAGGTCATACACACGTTACAATGCTTTGTTTGATTGCCAGATTAGCCCCTCTAAAAATGTGTACAGTTGTGTGCATGCAGAACAACTCGGGGGCTGAATGATGAAACAGAGGGCCTTAGTCTGAAATGTTGCCATAAATAACATAGCCTGAACTGAAGGTATGCACAAGGACTTGTTGATCCACAGTACTTGTCAGCTGCCTAGCATTGTATCTAGAGGCATTTGAGGAAAGCTTATTTTTGTACTTGAGTGTGACTAAAGAATCAAATGTTCCCAAAAAACCTCAGGCTGCCAGTGCTTGGGGTTTTTACTTGTTTTCGTGTGATAGAATAGTCATATTAGCTGACAGTCTAATTTTTCTCCCTCACTCCAGACTCATGGAGCCCTTGGGCCATTTTGTATTTAACCTAAATTTAGATCAGTGGAGTTGGTGATAAGTTTTCATCTAACcagatcttctttttttttcttcatcccCCTTCAAACAGTATGAAGTGAAACCGAACTGAATTTTTGTACCATCCGCAACTGCTTCAAGTTCAGATCAAATCAAAGAAACTGAAGACAAACCTCCCAAAACAAAGTCAACACTGAAGAAGCGTTGGTGAAAAAGGATCACTTCAAGGATTTAAACGCAAGAAGTAACCAAATCCTGAAACGACCAAAGAATACGCACATCATCCCAACTGCGAAGTGGAAGAGAAGCAAACTTGCGCCCAAGCATATTCTGAGAAGACCATAGTTGATCTGAAACCAGAAGTTTGTGCCTACTCAACAGCTTTGACAAAGCACACGTCCCAACGCTGCTCCTAGCCCTCCTCATCCTCACTACACCGCCGACTCACCACCGGGGTGTGGAGTGGGCTGCTATCTgctagttgttgttgttggtttttttgttttgtttttgtttttttccttttccccaCTCCCATAGCTCCCTTCCCCAACTTAccccctctttttttccctcctttttccTGAGCAGTGTTTTTTGCACCTGCctttgccttttgttttatttttgctctaGATTTCTATCTCcaccccccccctttttttattttttactttatgcAACGATCTAGAACTTGTGCCAGAAACTGTAACAAGTGTGCGTGTTCAACTGTGTGCGTGAAGAGGTCCACAAAAACTGCTAGTTCATCAAAATCCTGAGAGATACAAGACACAAGGCGACCAATAAAGGTAGGTCTCGAGTCAGTTGaagcctttcatagtgtgtttATGATGGCTGTAAATGTACTTCTGGTTTTGCCACACGTTTTGCTCATCATTACCTCTCTGCATTATCAGTACCCTCTTTtggattttaatatttttataaaactgGTATCTGATTCAGAATCTGCATTTGATAGATGCACTACATGATTCACACATGCTTTAAAAACAGATTGTATAACACTTACTGCCCCAAAACAGTGCAGTGGTATGCCGAggattatgttttatttatttcttttctttttcttttttccctcagtcACTAAACACAAATGCGTTCTAATGTTTTTCAAAGTTGgacttattatttatttttattggacCTCATTTAAATTTCTCTACTTGTAGGCCAATATTTTAAGCTGTTTGCAGCAGCCAATTCCAAGCTACTGCAGTGCTTGGTTAGACTTGAATCTTGCATACTTATTGCTTTCTCCATGTGACATCACATCCTTTTGGTGGAGTGAGTGCAGGAAGTGATACTTGGTGTAAAATTttgatttgaaatgtaaattttgATTTGATCTTAGTGACCTCTACATTGTCCTTTTGTTAAAGATAACTATTCTGAAAACGTGAAAGAAGCCAGCACCACTGCACACTGAGCCACCACCACCTCCAAATACTTGAACTAGTCattcagttttgtttgaaaATGATTTACTTGCCTTCCCTTACCTGATCCACACTCTTCCTATTCTGTCGTTCTCAGGCCATACCCCccctcctattttttttttttttttctttttcttttttcctttccccCCTTTTGTATCCTCTCTTGGGATTAAAGCCTGCAGctattttcctttttgtttgtgACACTTGGCACACTGGCTGACCTGCCTTACCTATTATGTTTGTTCCTCTCTTCACCCTTGCAGACATCCAGCGGTGTATCATTGGGTGGTTGCATAAGAATAGTATTTAAcactaagcaaaaacaaaaacgtatATCAAAGTTCAGCAAGTGCTCAAGCAAGTTTTGTTCAAGTTTATGGGAAAATATGGGCAGCCCCTGGAAAGGCTTTGTTGAGTTTACCTTGCCTGCGTCGCCACCCACCGCGTTTGTTAGCGCTGACCTGAGCAGCACCTCCCCTGTCGGACTCAGCCTGTCGCCATATGGCCGATCCGTAAGTTTCACCTTCCCACCTTTCTACGTGCCCCACCCCATCGAGCACCCATCCACCCACCTTGCCCCGCATCTTTGCTGTGAATGGCATAActtctttcatcttttcagGCTCCCAAGACTAGCCTCTACTCAATTATTTTCTTGCAGGGTGAGGGGTGTTCTGCCAACTAGACGACCGAAATTTGATGTAAACGagcacttttttatttttttaaatgtttttggttttgtttttttttttttttttttttttttttttaacattgtacCCTCCCCGATTAAGATTCAGATTCGTAAAAGGGAGGGCAGTGACTCAAGATGGACAATATTAGCACTTCGACATAACTACACACAAAATCCAGCACCACATGAAAAGGTGGATACTTGTTCCTCAGGAAAACTGAAAATTGATCTTAAGTAGCTGGTATTTACAGTACTCATCCATCAGCACTGGACCAAAGCCCTTAATTCTCTTTGGGGATTCATGTACGTTTGTGTTGTGTCATAAGGAGCTCGTCATGATAGTTGCAGGACAGGGGCTAGCAAGAGGCTGCTCTGGGATCCCCTCCCTCTTCCCCATTACTCATAACCCATCACAAACTTCCTGTCCACTGTAGATGCACTGCTCTTTGACctgtcatttgcattttctgatTCTCCatctttacttttctttttttgtttggttttttttttttttttaaattgcagcaCTGTATTTAAATCATTCCCATGACCGTCTGTGccaataatttattttaaatatctttttagTGTAGCTCTCTGTAGATCCGTTCCTGTATGAGTGCGCTCTAGTACTACCAGGGACTTGGTAGCGCTCTAAATATCGCCCCCTTCAACATGAGATTTTCAGGGTTGAGTGACCTGATGGTTTTACTGCCTGCTATTGTTCCTGGTTTAAGTATTGGTGGTGGTTTTGATGACTATTATCTAGTCCATTGCTTTTTGTAGAACACGTCAGAATGTGGTGGGCCTAAAGGACTCTATAATAACTCAACTTTTGAGGTATTATAAAGTTCAGCAGGTTTTGTCTGAGATTATGGGAAACTGTAGGCAGAGTAAAAGCCAAACGTTCCATTTCTCTGCAGCATATCCCAGTCCTGTCCCCAGTGTCAGAAATGGAAAGAGGCTCCTCTGAACCTCCAGTGGCTCGCAACACTGGCTCTACCCCATCTGCTTCTACTGGTCCCGTACCTATCCCCCGTTCCTCCTCCGTCTCTTGCCATCCCCACCCAGGCAGTAAAAAACACAAGCGGACACCTTTGTATCAGAGATCAGTAAGGAGGGATATCTGATGGTGCCCACACTGACATAACCACTCTGAGCTGCTGGTGTGTTGTGACTTTTGCTAACAGCATGGATGAAAACAAATGCCCCAAAGATTAACTAGGTTGCTGTGAAAGAGTTTTGACAAGTTTCTGGTGATATTGCCATGTAATCAGTAGTTGGTTAATGGATGGAAACACACTGAATGTTTGTCTAACCAGAACTGTGTGAAATTTTGCCACACTGCTGTAAATGGAGTGAGTCAAGTTCAGCTTCAGGTGCATGAGTGAAAAGGAAACCCTACTGTGTTATGTTCGTGGTCTAAGTCTGAAATCGGTGTGTCTTAGCCCCCAAAGATTCTCATGTGGCTTTACTTGCTCACCCCTGCCCCCTCCACACTTTCCCTGAAAGTGCTATACTTGCATGTTTgaattttcatttcctttttatttattttgttttaggttggcatccaacacagctgctgcatccTAATTGTTAAACTACATGTTTATGTACTACTGGTAGCTTTCTTTTTAACACttgcttctcttcttctctaGATGAGTTTTGACCCAGGCATGCTCCACAACAATGGGCACACTGCATATGCCAATGGCTCAGGGCCTGGCATTAGAGAGACTGGTGTGGTGGAGAAGCTCTTGACTTCCTACGGGTTTATCCAGTGCTCTGAACGTCAGGCTCGTCTCTTCTTCCACTGCTCCCAGTACAATGGCAACCTGCAGGAGCTTAAAATAGGAGGTGAGGGAGACTTACTGAAAAGAAACCTACTTGATTTCCTGCTGACTTTATTGAAACTTGGGGTTGTATTTGTCATTTGAAGTttgctcattttcttttctatttgttGTCCCTTTCTCTGTAGATGATGTAGAGTTTGAAGTTTCCTCTGACAGGCGCACTGGCAAGCCCATAGCAGTGAAGCTGCTTAAGATAAAGCCAGAAGTGCTGCCAGAGGAGCGCATTTCGGGCCAGGTGGGGCCAGACCTGCACGCCTATCCCTTTACTGTGCTGCATGGTTATATTCATCCAGTTAAGGAATACCATTTTATTTTTGGTTATGTCCTTGTCTGTCAGCTTagcttttgttttggtttttttttgttttggtttttttttttttggggggggcaaGCAGTGTCATTCTTATAATTGTCAAGCTTGTCTCTCATCCTGATTTACAGtttaaatgtaaactaaaaacTGGCATGTGTGTCTGCTTGAGATGATGGATGTCTGAACAAATGCGTACGAATGAGATAATTTCTCACTTGACAACTCGGTTCTGTATTTTATACAACAACCAGTCTCCCAAACACTTGGTGTCATTGGTGATAAACATAACTACATGATGTCACTAACCTTGTTATTTGGTATAAACAGATTACTCAAATCTTCATGTAGAGCATTCATGCACCTGCATTTGTACAATTTGAAATTCAGGCATTTTATTCATCTCGtttccatattttattttatttatgttttttttttggctctGTAGCTGTCTATTCAGCCCAATGAAACAGTGGTTTAATGGCTTCTACCTGTAATTTTCCCCATTTGCTGCAGGTTGTGTCATCAATCCCGTTGCATTTGGATGGAAAGTCTGCTCCTGGACAGGTGCCCACTGGCAGTGTCTGCTATGAAAGAAATGGGGTAAGATGGGTGGCATGGATTACACTTTGAGTCAGCAAGCTGCAGCGTGTTAATGTAATGGAGTGGGTTTCTTCTTTAAATTCATCTCCTGTCCTCTGTAGATTTTGTACAGAGGCAATCGGTTAACTTCTTGCATCTTTTGCTTGAGTTTGCTAAATGCTTATTTGATCAATATAACATGATTACTAATGAAAAAGCGCAGAAGCCAGTGTTTGTAGGTGTTGCCTTTTAATCAAATTAGGTGGCACTGAGTCAATGTAAAGCCTTCAGCCTCCACAGCACATGGCGATATTTTCTTCAGTCAGTTTCGTTGTTGGTAGTCTTGAACATTACATAGTTTGAGttattaagtgttttttaaattggtgGTGTCTTTTCACAGGAAGTATTTTACCTTACATATACTCCTGATGACGTGGAGGGAAATATCCATTTGGACACGGGGGACAAAGTCAGCTTCTATATGGAGACCAATAAGCAGTAAGTGTGCAGCACTTGTCGCATAAATGCCATAAGCAGCTTTCACTGGGTGTTTAATGTTCATTCCTTTGTGGTTTTTCAGTACTGGTGCAGTCAGCGCTCGTAATATTCAGCTTGTGAAGAAAAAGCAGATGAGGTGCCAGGGTGTAGTGTGTGCTACAAAGGTAAGATCTGATCAaaacaactttttctttttctttctttttttttttcttttttttcttttttttagtggaATATCTTTTGAAATTTGACAAAAGAAATTGCCTAGAATAGTTCAGGAATATTGGATGGACTTTGCAATTTGTAAAGTTcacgtgtgtgtatatgtatgtatgtatatatatatatatatatatatatatatatatatatatatatatatatatatatatatatatatatatatatatatatatatatatatatatatatatatatatatatatatatatatatatatatataaaaaaaaaaataaagtgtctGTCTGTATAAATGCTGTCTAGTCCCATACATGATTTGTCATGTTGTGGAATATTACAGTGGTtacaaaaacaatttaattttGCCCTtggcaggctttttttttttttcttttttttttcttccctcctcCTTCGTTCCCAAGCTTTATTACAATTGCTCAACTATTGAAACAGCACCAACCTGTTATGTTGAACCTTGATTTCAATTTCAGGAGGCCTTTGGATTCATTGAAAGAGCAGATGTGGTGAAGGAGATCTTCTTTCACTACAGCGAGTTCAAAGGTGATCTAGAGGCTCTTCAGGCTGGAGATGATGTGGAGTTCACCATCAAAGATAGAAATGTGAGTGCTGCCTTTAAGAATTTCAGTagaacattttgaaaatgtgtcACTCAGCTTTAGCTTTACTTTTGACTGTCTTTGTTTAACTCTTAAAGGTCTTTGATTAATTTGTAACCTTCAATAGGGTAAAGAAGTAGCAACAGACGTGAGGCTCCTCCCTCAAGGAACAGTCATCTTTGAGGATATCAGCATTGAGCAGTTTGAAGGCACCGTTGTAAAGGTCATTCCCAAAGTCCCCACCAAGAACCAGGCAAGTAGATTCTGATGAACTTTATTTAGTAGAagacaggttgttgttgttgttgttgttgttaaagggAGCATGGAAGCAAGTGTCTACCAACCAAgaatttaaaatgactttaaaagATATGTAAACTTTGTTTCTACAGAATGACCCTCTGCCCGGTCGTGTCAGTGTAAGGATGGGTTTCAATGACAAGGAACTTCCGTTTGGCGAGAAGGACACAAAGACCAAGGTGACTCTTTTGGAGGGAGACCACATACAATTCAACATCTCTACTGATCGTCGAGACAAGCTTGAGCGGGCTACCAACATCGAAATCTTGCCAGACACTTTCAAGTTCACCAAGGAGAATCGTGAAATGGTAGATTGCAGAACAGCAGCATAAATAGTTTTAATTATATATTATAGTACATTCATCAGAAATATTGATTATGGTGCAACATGAAATATTCTTTTAGGGGGTGATTGCAGCTATACGCGATGGCTTTGGATTCATTAAGTGTGTGGATCGGGATGCCAGGATGTTCTTTCACTTCAGTGAAGTCCTAGAGGAGGGCCAGCTTCATATCTCAGATGAAGTGGAGTTCACTGTTGTGCCTGTAGGTCCTGTTTATAAGCTTTTCAAAAAAGTATGTATTTTCTATTACCTAAGCAGGCACATTCAAGTTACTTTTAAGTAAAAATACTAATATAAATGTCATCCCTGCCAGGATATGCTGTCAGCTCAGAGAAACCACGCAGTGCGCATTAAGAAGCTTCCGAAAGGCACAGTGTCTTTCCATATCCAGTCTGAGCAACGTTTTGTGGGTGTAGTGGAAAAGGAAGTTGTTGGAAACACCGCCAAGAACATCAGTCCCACCAAGGGCAAGGAGAAGGTAACACAGCTGTAACCTAAATCGCCCCCATTTATGACACTACCCTCGAAGCCCATTTCCCCTCATCTATCCCTATTTTCACACTGTTTTAGTTCTAATCTTCCTCTTTGCTTTCCTCCTTCAATGACCTCCTGTTCGTGCTCCTTGTTCGTTAGAAAAAAGATAAGGTAGGACTGAGACCTTCTGCATGAAGCCACATGAAAGTGCATCACAATTAAAGACACTCCAGTTGTACAAACTATCAGTGTCCCAATTTGTTTTACTAACACATAATCTAAAGAAGCTTTTCATCATGTAAAGTCTAGAAATCCAAATGATCAAGTGAAGTGTTGTGGCGCCAAGACTGTCTGATAAATCTTTCTCTTGCTTTTAAAGGGTAAAGTTGTAGAAAAGGTTAGTTTTTGTTAACCTCTGACCCTCTGGTGTCCTTCACCTCATTAATTTACAGTGTGAGGTTTGATCATCATTTAACCCATGGAATCTGGAATCGAGGCTTCACTTAGTTGTAGGACTGCACAAAAGTAATCAGAATGctagtgggggttttttttttgttgtttttttccccttccttcTAGTGGTTGTCAGCCTGTTGcatttaaagtgtgtgtgtgtgtgtgtgtggtctgcaCGCACACAGTATCCTATTTAAACAGCGAGTCTTTGGTTCTTCCTAATAATTGTAAACTGCACCCAgatttttgattttgtgttttaacaTTTCAATTAAGCACTAATGGTTTTGCGTTCAAAACGAGATACAGTAACTGAAGTGGCAAACGATGGATTAAGAGCCATTTTCAGTCAAGTAACagtgttctttagtttttttttttattattaaatgtctGCCATTATAAAGCCAGTAAATTtaatgctgtgattggttcaagCAGTCACTGCTCTCAATAGTTGAAACTAGAGCAGTGAATAATTATGCAGCCCTAAATTGTAGGGTTAAGCTCAACCTTGCTTGTAGTAGTTTAGGCGTGTACTAACTAGGCTGCTACAGCATGATGCATTGCACACATTTGTCTTTAATGCTTATGTAGCCTGGGTGCACAGGATTTTCTAATACACTAGTCATAAATGACTTTCTCTTTAAAATTGGAGACATTGCCAGCTTATGCTCATTTTGTTCAACTGTAGCGTTGCAGAGACATTTGGCCAACACTGCTAGTCTTAATTGGAAAGATGATCCAAGTTTGAGTTGTTGCTTTTATTGTAGGAGTCTGAGGAGGGAGTGATTGCATATGAAGACTGTGGAGTGAAGCTCACTGTGCCATACCATGCCAAGGACCTAGAGGGAGGAAGTCACCCACAGGTTGGGGACAAGGTAGTaagacttgtttgtttttgtttttttttttttttttccttgagaGCAAATGTGGTTTCCACTTTGTAACTAGTCTAATTTGTCCAGTTGCAAAAAAGTCCTTTTGGAGGCATCTTTCCATAGCAAACAGTTGATACTGCAATTCATCTTTTGAAGCTTTGAAGTTTAGTTGTTGCAAGGTTGAAAGCTTgaagcctttttctttttttttttctttcccccgtGCAACTTGTGTGTTTGTCCTCTAGGTGGAGTTCTCAATCAATGAAGTGAAGCGAACTGGCC contains:
- the csde1 gene encoding cold shock domain-containing protein E1 isoform X1; protein product: MSFDPGMLHNNGHTAYANGSGPGIRETGVVEKLLTSYGFIQCSERQARLFFHCSQYNGNLQELKIGDDVEFEVSSDRRTGKPIAVKLLKIKPEVLPEERISGQVGPDLHAYPFTVLHGYIHPVVSSIPLHLDGKSAPGQVPTGSVCYERNGEVFYLTYTPDDVEGNIHLDTGDKVSFYMETNKHTGAVSARNIQLVKKKQMRCQGVVCATKEAFGFIERADVVKEIFFHYSEFKGDLEALQAGDDVEFTIKDRNGKEVATDVRLLPQGTVIFEDISIEQFEGTVVKVIPKVPTKNQNDPLPGRVSVRMGFNDKELPFGEKDTKTKVTLLEGDHIQFNISTDRRDKLERATNIEILPDTFKFTKENREMGVIAAIRDGFGFIKCVDRDARMFFHFSEVLEEGQLHISDEVEFTVVPVGPVYKLFKKDMLSAQRNHAVRIKKLPKGTVSFHIQSEQRFVGVVEKEVVGNTAKNISPTKGKEKESEEGVIAYEDCGVKLTVPYHAKDLEGGSHPQVGDKVEFSINEVKRTGQQSAVSIRVLNRNASGAKRLHGFVAALKDNFGFIETANHDQEVFFHYSEMCGDLDNLDLGDTVEYNLSKGKGNKVSAEKVTKVAAVNGIGEDVGGTVMTGKVIRPIRSVDPSQTEYQGLVEFSEEGGSKMQNYPFGIMSMANKSDCLQKGEQVKFQVCTITQTGQKMACNVVPQRRAMVECVKDQFGFITYEVGDSKKLFFHVKEVQDGLELQTGDEVEFSVVLNQRTGKCSACNVRRVSEGPKPVATPRPDRLVNRLKSITLDDASAPRLVIVRQPRGPDNSKGFNVERKTRQPGVID
- the csde1 gene encoding cold shock domain-containing protein E1 isoform X2 translates to MSFDPGMLHNNGHTAYANGSGPGIRETGVVEKLLTSYGFIQCSERQARLFFHCSQYNGNLQELKIGDDVEFEVSSDRRTGKPIAVKLLKIKPEVLPEERISGQVGPDLHAYPFTVLHGYIHPVVSSIPLHLDGKSAPGQVPTGSVCYERNGEVFYLTYTPDDVEGNIHLDTGDKVSFYMETNKHTGAVSARNIQLVKKKQMRCQGVVCATKEAFGFIERADVVKEIFFHYSEFKGDLEALQAGDDVEFTIKDRNGKEVATDVRLLPQGTVIFEDISIEQFEGTVVKVIPKVPTKNQNDPLPGRVSVRMGFNDKELPFGEKDTKTKVTLLEGDHIQFNISTDRRDKLERATNIEILPDTFKFTKENREMGVIAAIRDGFGFIKCVDRDARMFFHFSEVLEEGQLHISDEVEFTVVPDMLSAQRNHAVRIKKLPKGTVSFHIQSEQRFVGVVEKEVVGNTAKNISPTKGKEKESEEGVIAYEDCGVKLTVPYHAKDLEGGSHPQVGDKVEFSINEVKRTGQQSAVSIRVLNRNASGAKRLHGFVAALKDNFGFIETANHDQEVFFHYSEMCGDLDNLDLGDTVEYNLSKGKGNKVSAEKVTKVAAVNGIGEDVGGTVMTGKVIRPIRSVDPSQTEYQGLVEFSEEGGSKMQNYPFGIMSMANKSDCLQKGEQVKFQVCTITQTGQKMACNVVPQRRAMVECVKDQFGFITYEVGDSKKLFFHVKEVQDGLELQTGDEVEFSVVLNQRTGKCSACNVRRVSEGPKPVATPRPDRLVNRLKSITLDDASAPRLVIVRQPRGPDNSKGFNVERKTRQPGVID
- the csde1 gene encoding cold shock domain-containing protein E1 isoform X3, whose amino-acid sequence is MSFDPGMLHNNGHTAYANGSGPGIRETGVVEKLLTSYGFIQCSERQARLFFHCSQYNGNLQELKIGDDVEFEVSSDRRTGKPIAVKLLKIKPEVLPEERISGQVVSSIPLHLDGKSAPGQVPTGSVCYERNGEVFYLTYTPDDVEGNIHLDTGDKVSFYMETNKHTGAVSARNIQLVKKKQMRCQGVVCATKEAFGFIERADVVKEIFFHYSEFKGDLEALQAGDDVEFTIKDRNGKEVATDVRLLPQGTVIFEDISIEQFEGTVVKVIPKVPTKNQNDPLPGRVSVRMGFNDKELPFGEKDTKTKVTLLEGDHIQFNISTDRRDKLERATNIEILPDTFKFTKENREMGVIAAIRDGFGFIKCVDRDARMFFHFSEVLEEGQLHISDEVEFTVVPVGPVYKLFKKDMLSAQRNHAVRIKKLPKGTVSFHIQSEQRFVGVVEKEVVGNTAKNISPTKGKEKESEEGVIAYEDCGVKLTVPYHAKDLEGGSHPQVGDKVEFSINEVKRTGQQSAVSIRVLNRNASGAKRLHGFVAALKDNFGFIETANHDQEVFFHYSEMCGDLDNLDLGDTVEYNLSKGKGNKVSAEKVTKVAAVNGIGEDVGGTVMTGKVIRPIRSVDPSQTEYQGLVEFSEEGGSKMQNYPFGIMSMANKSDCLQKGEQVKFQVCTITQTGQKMACNVVPQRRAMVECVKDQFGFITYEVGDSKKLFFHVKEVQDGLELQTGDEVEFSVVLNQRTGKCSACNVRRVSEGPKPVATPRPDRLVNRLKSITLDDASAPRLVIVRQPRGPDNSKGFNVERKTRQPGVID
- the csde1 gene encoding cold shock domain-containing protein E1 isoform X4, yielding MSFDPGMLHNNGHTAYANGSGPGIRETGVVEKLLTSYGFIQCSERQARLFFHCSQYNGNLQELKIGDDVEFEVSSDRRTGKPIAVKLLKIKPEVLPEERISGQVVSSIPLHLDGKSAPGQVPTGSVCYERNGEVFYLTYTPDDVEGNIHLDTGDKVSFYMETNKHTGAVSARNIQLVKKKQMRCQGVVCATKEAFGFIERADVVKEIFFHYSEFKGDLEALQAGDDVEFTIKDRNGKEVATDVRLLPQGTVIFEDISIEQFEGTVVKVIPKVPTKNQNDPLPGRVSVRMGFNDKELPFGEKDTKTKVTLLEGDHIQFNISTDRRDKLERATNIEILPDTFKFTKENREMGVIAAIRDGFGFIKCVDRDARMFFHFSEVLEEGQLHISDEVEFTVVPDMLSAQRNHAVRIKKLPKGTVSFHIQSEQRFVGVVEKEVVGNTAKNISPTKGKEKESEEGVIAYEDCGVKLTVPYHAKDLEGGSHPQVGDKVEFSINEVKRTGQQSAVSIRVLNRNASGAKRLHGFVAALKDNFGFIETANHDQEVFFHYSEMCGDLDNLDLGDTVEYNLSKGKGNKVSAEKVTKVAAVNGIGEDVGGTVMTGKVIRPIRSVDPSQTEYQGLVEFSEEGGSKMQNYPFGIMSMANKSDCLQKGEQVKFQVCTITQTGQKMACNVVPQRRAMVECVKDQFGFITYEVGDSKKLFFHVKEVQDGLELQTGDEVEFSVVLNQRTGKCSACNVRRVSEGPKPVATPRPDRLVNRLKSITLDDASAPRLVIVRQPRGPDNSKGFNVERKTRQPGVID